The Streptococcus sp. S5 genome contains a region encoding:
- a CDS encoding phage holin family protein: MDQKPDGIFGIIEIVRDFYDHGIDEHMIVFVLMVVVALDIVLGVSRAWAYHEFSSRKWRKGLVSHTAMILIVAVGYPFALYMNLGPVIDTFIVAMMAAYGSSILASLSALGVEIPGLDHFIKQNIDHEKFQLKDGLKEPKKLIKKKEDK; this comes from the coding sequence ATGGATCAAAAACCAGACGGAATTTTTGGGATTATTGAAATAGTCCGTGATTTCTACGATCACGGGATTGATGAACACATGATCGTGTTTGTCTTGATGGTTGTTGTTGCTTTGGATATCGTTTTAGGGGTATCCAGAGCATGGGCTTATCATGAGTTTTCAAGCCGAAAATGGCGGAAAGGGCTAGTCAGTCATACAGCTATGATTTTAATTGTTGCAGTTGGCTATCCGTTCGCGTTATACATGAATCTTGGACCCGTGATTGATACCTTTATCGTTGCGATGATGGCAGCATACGGCTCAAGTATTTTGGCCAGTCTTTCGGCGCTGGGGGTAGAAATTCCCGGCCTCGATCACTTTATTAAGCAAAATATCGATCATGAAAAATTTCAACTCAAGGACGGCTTGAAAGAGCCTAAAAAATTGATAAAGAAGAAAGAGGACAAATAG
- a CDS encoding phage holin, whose translation MNQITSIITSSAMSILVVLTGIVVQAIKKYLLMRGGKKAIEIVEILAKNAVNATEQVADKLDIHGKDKLEHAKTSLIEGLESQNIHLTNQELNTFIEAAVKKANDEWKK comes from the coding sequence ATGAATCAAATCACAAGCATTATCACTTCGTCAGCTATGAGCATTTTAGTTGTATTAACTGGTATCGTAGTTCAAGCGATCAAGAAATACTTACTAATGCGCGGAGGTAAGAAAGCGATCGAGATCGTTGAGATCTTGGCTAAAAACGCGGTTAACGCTACAGAGCAGGTTGCGGATAAATTGGACATTCATGGCAAAGATAAACTCGAGCACGCTAAAACTAGCTTGATCGAGGGCCTCGAGTCGCAAAATATCCACTTAACAAATCAAGAACTCAATACGTTTATTGAAGCAGCGGTTAAAAAAGCCAATGACGAATGGAAGAAATAG
- a CDS encoding lytic exoenzyme target recognition domain-containing protein, which translates to MSVQQSIVNGFISRRGLITYSMFGSRNGSDGTGDCSGIMSQVLKEAGINIIGLPSTVTLGQQLANNGFYRVSINQDWDAQPADIILMSWGADMSSSGGAGGHVGAMIDDTYFISCDYSTQGATGQAINTYPWNDYYAWNKPNYIEVWRYADTAPQTDNRANTAVQPQEKAYYQANEVKYVNGIYQIKCDYLAPVGFDWTENGIPVSLVNWVDKDGKNLPDGADKDFKAGMFFSFELDEAHIADTGKGGYYGGYYWRLFEFGQFGPVWLSCWDKDDLVNYYE; encoded by the coding sequence ATGAGTGTACAACAATCTATCGTTAACGGCTTTATTAGTCGTCGCGGGCTGATTACCTATTCAATGTTCGGAAGTCGTAACGGTTCGGACGGTACCGGTGACTGTTCGGGGATCATGTCGCAAGTTTTGAAAGAAGCTGGTATCAATATCATCGGCTTACCGTCAACAGTTACTCTTGGTCAACAGCTCGCAAACAACGGCTTTTACCGCGTAAGTATCAACCAAGATTGGGACGCACAACCGGCCGATATTATTCTTATGAGCTGGGGTGCTGATATGTCAAGCTCAGGCGGAGCTGGTGGCCACGTCGGAGCGATGATCGATGATACATACTTCATTTCTTGCGACTACTCAACGCAGGGCGCAACAGGTCAGGCTATTAATACCTATCCTTGGAATGATTATTATGCCTGGAATAAACCGAACTATATCGAGGTTTGGCGATATGCTGACACAGCACCGCAGACGGACAATCGAGCGAACACAGCCGTACAACCGCAAGAGAAAGCATACTACCAAGCGAACGAGGTTAAATACGTTAACGGTATCTATCAAATCAAGTGCGACTATCTCGCACCCGTCGGTTTTGATTGGACCGAAAACGGTATTCCTGTTTCGCTGGTAAATTGGGTTGATAAAGACGGCAAAAACTTGCCAGACGGTGCGGATAAAGACTTCAAGGCGGGAATGTTCTTCTCGTTCGAACTCGATGAAGCCCATATCGCAGATACCGGCAAAGGTGGGTACTATGGCGGTTATTACTGGCGCCTCTTTGAGTTTGGGCAATTCGGCCCAGTTTGGCTATCGTGCTGGGACAAAGACGATTTAGTCAACTATTATGAATGA